In one Dehalogenimonas formicexedens genomic region, the following are encoded:
- a CDS encoding lysophospholipid acyltransferase family protein gives MTDANSYATERDDQMWKYYAFKIAGFSLSYLPRNLGYFVASLVADFAYTFFPTARVGVADNMRHVLGFNVDDIVLRRAVREVLKNTAKNYFDLIKLPHMELDEIERHLTVHGWQHLKDALERKWGVVLVTAHLGSFDIAAQIFAIRSVKTTVLVEALKPPPLLNHVTALRESHGVAFMPGRPGALESMMQLLRSGEAILMACDRNIKGKGITSVFFGEEATLPTVAVRMAMRTGAAIVPIFNRREDNGKYVIYVEPAIDVFTTGNGAVVKNVEQIAQVMERYIRHCPEQWVTLKSIWAKS, from the coding sequence TTGACCGACGCTAACAGTTATGCCACAGAGAGGGATGACCAAATGTGGAAATATTATGCGTTTAAGATTGCAGGATTCAGTCTGTCCTACTTACCTAGAAACCTTGGCTACTTTGTCGCGAGTCTAGTCGCAGATTTCGCTTACACCTTCTTCCCTACAGCGAGGGTTGGAGTTGCTGACAATATGAGGCATGTCCTGGGGTTTAACGTAGATGATATTGTCCTAAGAAGGGCTGTGCGCGAAGTACTAAAGAATACAGCCAAAAACTATTTTGACCTTATAAAGTTACCGCACATGGAACTTGATGAAATCGAGCGCCATTTAACTGTCCATGGCTGGCAACATCTTAAAGATGCTCTAGAGCGGAAGTGGGGTGTTGTGTTGGTCACGGCTCACCTGGGCAGTTTTGATATCGCGGCACAGATATTTGCCATTCGATCGGTCAAAACAACAGTCTTGGTAGAGGCTTTGAAACCGCCGCCTCTGCTTAATCATGTTACTGCCTTGAGAGAGAGCCATGGCGTCGCTTTCATGCCAGGCCGACCGGGTGCGCTGGAATCAATGATGCAGCTACTGCGAAGCGGTGAAGCAATATTGATGGCTTGCGACCGTAACATCAAAGGGAAAGGCATAACATCGGTCTTCTTTGGTGAGGAGGCTACTCTGCCCACGGTAGCTGTCAGAATGGCCATGCGCACCGGAGCGGCTATTGTCCCCATCTTTAATCGACGCGAAGATAATGGTAAATATGTTATATATGTAGAACCAGCCATCGATGTTTTCACCACTGGAAACGGCGCGGTAGTAAAAAACGTAGAGCAAATAGCTCAGGTCATGGAAAGGTATATTAGACATTG
- the tatA gene encoding twin-arginine translocase TatA/TatE family subunit, with the protein MPFRLGPLELCIILVIILLIFGVGKLPQVGEAIGKSLKSFRDGSSGEDEEKPKEVKSATITGTPEAVVSKTEDTPKA; encoded by the coding sequence GTGCCATTCAGACTGGGCCCCTTGGAACTATGTATTATTCTGGTAATCATTCTCCTCATCTTCGGCGTCGGGAAACTGCCTCAGGTGGGTGAAGCTATTGGCAAAAGTCTTAAGTCGTTCAGGGATGGATCCTCCGGCGAAGATGAAGAAAAGCCAAAAGAAGTGAAGTCGGCAACAATTACCGGGACACCAGAGGCGGTCGTCTCCAAAACGGAAGATACTCCTAAGGCTTAG
- a CDS encoding Sec-independent protein translocase subunit TatA/TatB: protein MNFFGLGTFEIVTILIVATLVFGPNRIPEFAKKAGEFMRSFQKITSDMTKEFTKAIDSSPTKPSDTGKPPDSFSGITLDKYFKTNDK, encoded by the coding sequence ATGAACTTTTTCGGTCTAGGTACTTTTGAGATCGTTACTATTCTCATCGTAGCTACCCTTGTCTTCGGTCCCAATCGCATCCCCGAATTCGCTAAAAAGGCTGGGGAGTTCATGCGCAGTTTTCAAAAAATCACTAGTGATATGACCAAGGAGTTCACCAAAGCCATCGATAGTTCACCAACTAAACCTTCTGACACTGGTAAACCTCCTGACTCCTTCAGTGGCATAACCTTGGACAAATATTTTAAAACAAACGATAAATAA
- a CDS encoding polyprenyl synthetase family protein, with the protein MDYKLIYTPVARDLADVEANLSDLTEQWRSDFPELHAMLHHVLRGGKILRPALTFLAGRCIDGVTSRMLNMATANELLHIATLVHDDAIDKADFRRGRETANKLWGVEKAILLGDFLFARASEFAATTHELRVVKLFSSTLRIISVGELKQARAAFSLEQSLQGYMDRIACKTAALLKMSCESGAILAGGTEEQIQVLSDFGFNLGLAFQIVDDILDFTGTEVELGKPVGSDLRQGTITLPPLLLMERYPAANPISDFIRGVARNNKIAEAIDMIKSGGFIEESYRHALKYSTQAQEMLNRLPESPYRGALRALTDYLIERRV; encoded by the coding sequence TTGGACTACAAACTTATATATACACCGGTGGCCAGGGACTTAGCCGATGTCGAGGCTAATCTTTCCGACCTAACTGAGCAGTGGAGAAGCGATTTTCCTGAGCTCCATGCCATGCTGCATCATGTCTTGCGCGGCGGTAAAATCTTGAGGCCGGCTCTGACCTTTCTGGCTGGCCGGTGCATCGATGGGGTAACGAGTCGTATGCTCAATATGGCTACCGCCAATGAACTACTGCACATCGCTACCTTAGTGCACGATGACGCCATCGATAAAGCGGATTTCCGTCGGGGAAGAGAGACGGCGAACAAGCTATGGGGAGTGGAAAAGGCCATTCTACTGGGTGATTTTTTATTTGCTCGGGCTTCTGAGTTCGCTGCTACTACCCATGAACTCCGAGTGGTGAAGCTTTTCTCTAGTACATTGCGAATTATTTCGGTGGGTGAACTCAAGCAGGCTCGGGCTGCTTTCAGTTTGGAACAAAGCTTGCAGGGGTATATGGACCGCATTGCATGCAAGACGGCGGCACTGTTAAAGATGTCCTGTGAATCCGGAGCCATTCTGGCTGGAGGTACCGAGGAACAGATTCAGGTTTTGAGCGATTTCGGATTTAATCTGGGGCTGGCATTTCAAATTGTTGACGATATCTTGGATTTTACCGGTACCGAGGTTGAGTTGGGCAAACCAGTGGGCTCGGATTTGCGACAGGGAACGATCACACTACCGCCGCTCCTTTTAATGGAAAGATACCCAGCCGCCAATCCGATTTCAGATTTCATACGAGGCGTGGCACGCAATAATAAAATCGCAGAGGCCATCGACATGATAAAAAGTGGTGGCTTTATTGAAGAAAGCTACCGCCATGCCTTGAAATATTCGACACAGGCTCAAGAAATGCTTAACCGCCTGCCAGAAAGCCCCTATCGTGGGGCATTGAGGGCTCTGACCGACTACCTTATCGAACGACGAGTCTAA
- a CDS encoding IS1182 family transposase: MGAPAYHPRALLCVWLHGFMTGIRSSRRLEAACRDQVPYLWLTGWQRPDHNTLWRFYQAHRDAMRRLLKYTVATAVELDLIDLAVQAVDRTKIVANAAGDRTYDVAALQRLLNRTEAAISELEARNEGGDDSPQPRLPEALQTAKELQQRVKGAMNRLAQQERVKRVNLTDEDAQLMKGRSGIITGYNAQAMVSSLNPETAKGNGMLITAAEVVNSASDSGQLVPMLERAEEITGQRAPVTLADGGYHTAAGLEAGEQRGQLLVMGERYKDSCTGPYFKDQFDYDAASDIYTCPHGQRLPFRGLRRSKLTGSHSIRIYRASRTVCRACPAFGVCTKDKHAGRALRISSSEVLLLKHRQWMRSDEARSLYALRRELSEPTFGILKDQMNARRFLLRGLANVRAEFNLLATAFNLRTLWRVWAKSGRRSTRARVEIADNLATNVQMHRNFGLNPVMLSAWSFAY, encoded by the coding sequence TTGGGTGCCCCGGCTTATCATCCGAGGGCACTACTGTGTGTCTGGTTGCATGGTTTCATGACGGGGATTCGTTCCTCACGCAGACTTGAAGCAGCCTGCCGAGACCAGGTGCCGTATCTGTGGCTAACGGGATGGCAGCGCCCCGATCACAATACCCTGTGGCGATTCTACCAGGCTCACCGTGATGCGATGCGGAGACTACTGAAATACACAGTGGCCACCGCTGTCGAACTGGACTTGATTGACTTGGCGGTGCAGGCGGTGGATAGGACGAAAATAGTGGCCAATGCGGCCGGTGACCGTACCTATGATGTCGCCGCATTACAGCGTTTACTCAATCGTACGGAAGCGGCAATCTCCGAACTGGAGGCACGAAACGAGGGCGGCGATGACTCTCCCCAACCGCGGTTACCGGAAGCATTGCAGACGGCCAAAGAGTTACAGCAGCGGGTTAAAGGCGCCATGAATCGCCTAGCGCAACAGGAAAGAGTAAAACGGGTGAATCTAACCGATGAAGATGCCCAGCTGATGAAGGGGCGAAGCGGGATTATCACCGGCTACAATGCCCAGGCAATGGTCTCTTCATTAAACCCTGAGACAGCCAAGGGAAATGGCATGCTGATTACGGCTGCCGAGGTCGTGAACAGTGCTTCAGACTCAGGCCAATTGGTTCCCATGCTGGAGCGAGCCGAAGAGATAACAGGGCAACGGGCCCCTGTTACCCTGGCTGATGGCGGCTACCATACCGCTGCCGGCCTGGAAGCCGGTGAACAGCGAGGTCAACTCCTGGTGATGGGGGAACGATATAAGGATTCTTGTACTGGTCCTTATTTCAAAGACCAGTTTGACTATGATGCCGCCAGCGACATTTACACTTGCCCCCATGGCCAACGGCTTCCTTTCCGCGGGCTGCGCAGGTCCAAGCTCACTGGTTCACACTCGATCCGCATATATCGAGCATCGAGGACGGTCTGCCGGGCTTGTCCCGCCTTCGGCGTTTGTACCAAGGACAAACATGCGGGGCGTGCACTCCGGATTAGCTCTTCCGAGGTACTGTTGCTCAAACATCGACAGTGGATGCGCTCGGACGAAGCACGCAGTTTGTACGCCCTTCGCCGGGAACTGAGTGAACCTACCTTCGGAATCCTCAAAGACCAGATGAATGCCAGGAGATTCCTGTTGCGCGGTCTGGCCAACGTCAGAGCGGAGTTCAACTTACTGGCAACTGCGTTTAACTTGCGAACCCTATGGCGCGTTTGGGCTAAGTCAGGGAGACGAAGCACCAGAGCCAGGGTAGAAATCGCGGATAACCTGGCCACCAATGTCCAAATGCACCGAAACTTCGGTCTAAATCCTGTAATGCTATCCGCTTGGAGTTTCGCATATTAA
- a CDS encoding DUF2089 family protein: MIRDWSELTGLTNGSPITVERVKIADSNIAIEGEFALPPLAQLGREDQVFIMAFVGAHGSMKEVGRLFGISYPTVKNRLVKVASKLRMVEINSKLTAMSEQESLLDMLEQGKINADEALKRLA, from the coding sequence ATGATTAGGGATTGGAGCGAATTAACTGGGCTAACCAACGGTTCACCGATCACTGTTGAACGAGTGAAAATTGCCGATAGCAATATCGCGATCGAAGGGGAATTTGCTTTACCACCACTAGCTCAACTCGGGAGGGAAGATCAAGTCTTCATCATGGCTTTCGTCGGAGCCCACGGTTCGATGAAGGAAGTGGGACGGCTCTTCGGCATCAGCTATCCAACGGTCAAGAACCGTCTTGTTAAGGTCGCCAGCAAGTTGAGAATGGTGGAGATTAACTCGAAACTTACAGCTATGTCTGAGCAGGAAAGCCTGTTGGACATGCTGGAACAGGGCAAAATTAATGCAGATGAGGCTCTAAAGAGGCTTGCATGA
- a CDS encoding patatin-like phospholipase family protein, with the protein MTVRAGALGSLLKDRKIGLALSSGAARGLAHIGVLEMLEEEEIHIDMLAGTSMGALIGAVYAERQDIDRMKHLAIELGLKRFSFLADPVLPKYGLIRGRKIGNMLRSIIGDVEFGDLKIPFACSAVDINSNQEVVIKQGKVREGVRASCSIPILLTPSKLEGRYLVDGGLLDPVPVKILKDMGADPIIAVNVIPNGQNTFLGASQNNRRKNGPNILSIAIQTVNIISSQRLKSSLSGADVIIEPQVTHISWGDFHRAEECIVQGRLAAQVSIPEIKRLLAG; encoded by the coding sequence ATGACAGTGAGAGCTGGGGCATTGGGTAGTTTGCTTAAGGATAGAAAAATCGGGCTGGCACTTAGCAGTGGCGCGGCGCGAGGACTGGCTCACATCGGCGTACTGGAGATGTTAGAGGAAGAAGAGATCCACATCGACATGCTTGCCGGTACGAGCATGGGAGCACTGATCGGTGCTGTCTACGCAGAGCGACAGGACATTGACCGGATGAAACATCTAGCAATAGAATTGGGCTTAAAGAGGTTTTCCTTTTTAGCAGATCCCGTGTTACCAAAATACGGTTTGATTCGCGGGCGGAAGATTGGAAACATGTTAAGATCGATTATCGGCGATGTTGAGTTTGGGGATTTGAAGATACCATTTGCTTGTTCGGCGGTTGATATTAATAGCAATCAAGAGGTCGTAATTAAGCAGGGCAAAGTGAGAGAGGGTGTGAGGGCGAGTTGCTCTATTCCCATTTTACTTACTCCCAGTAAATTAGAAGGAAGATATTTAGTTGATGGTGGTTTGCTCGATCCGGTGCCTGTAAAAATCCTCAAGGATATGGGGGCAGACCCTATCATCGCAGTAAATGTAATACCGAATGGTCAAAATACGTTTTTGGGTGCTAGCCAGAATAATCGGAGGAAAAATGGACCTAATATACTTAGTATAGCGATCCAAACGGTAAACATTATTAGTAGCCAGAGATTAAAGTCCAGTCTCAGTGGCGCCGATGTTATCATAGAGCCTCAAGTTACACACATTAGCTGGGGTGATTTCCATCGTGCTGAAGAGTGCATCGTTCAAGGTCGATTGGCCGCTCAGGTATCCATACCGGAGATAAAAAGGTTGCTGGCCGGTTGA
- a CDS encoding helix-turn-helix domain-containing protein — MKLTFRQKIFLSKLLDAYRDMKEPVHYSVIANRLGLNNSTAYDMLRLLEKKGMVTSEYDTPKETAGPGRSSIRFVPTAETIELFAHLAGDIREQDEWDDIKTRVLTNLSRGEANDYKDILNELLARMPEPRSSLVRCTEVMTALLLKLRESKQNLTEQSSVDNLLKAPASKLRMSILAGLILGLSYTDQETQRFLGIYQEYAEKYEASLQGLSRDSLFKLHRFTRDVWNILKTPTF, encoded by the coding sequence ATGAAACTGACATTTAGGCAGAAGATTTTTCTCAGTAAGCTCCTCGACGCTTATCGGGACATGAAAGAGCCTGTTCACTATAGCGTCATTGCCAATCGACTGGGTCTGAACAACTCTACAGCCTATGATATGTTGAGGCTCCTTGAGAAAAAAGGTATGGTGACTTCAGAGTACGATACGCCGAAGGAGACTGCTGGGCCTGGACGGTCTAGTATACGTTTCGTTCCTACTGCCGAAACCATCGAGCTTTTCGCTCACCTGGCAGGTGACATACGGGAGCAAGATGAGTGGGATGATATAAAAACTCGCGTCCTAACGAACTTGAGCAGGGGAGAGGCGAACGATTATAAGGATATTTTAAACGAATTACTTGCCAGGATGCCAGAACCGCGTTCATCACTTGTGCGATGCACCGAAGTCATGACGGCTTTATTACTGAAACTCAGAGAATCCAAACAGAATTTGACTGAGCAAAGCTCAGTGGATAATCTACTGAAGGCGCCGGCCAGCAAGTTGCGCATGAGTATACTGGCCGGGCTCATCCTGGGGCTATCGTATACCGATCAGGAAACTCAGAGATTTCTGGGTATTTATCAGGAATACGCCGAAAAATATGAAGCATCGCTGCAGGGATTAAGCCGTGACAGTTTATTCAAGCTGCATCGGTTTACCCGCGATGTCTGGAATATTCTAAAAACACCGACATTTTAA